The window TCGCTCTTTTTTTACGATCCAACAGTATTATAGCGGCATTCCTGTCCACTACCACCAGGATGAGCAACAATGGCTCAGCCTGGTTGATCTCCAGCTGGTCGAACAGGCTCTGCTCTCTGATGAAGCAAGGCTTTTGCAGCACATTCTTTCCCCTGCTGAATATACCTATTTCCAGCGTTTTAAATATATGAAGCGAAAAAAGGAATGGCTGGGTGGTAGAATTGCCGCCAAGGCAGCTTTCTTTGCCTCCACTCAAGAGACAGCTCAGGACCCACGCAGCATAAGCATCCTGCCCAATAAGCATGGTCGTCCTATTGCAGAAGGTGTTCCCAGCTCTTCTGGGAAGGACCTGCTGCTCTCCCTGTCTCATAGTGATACCTTTGCTGTTGCCCTGGTGCGCTCAGGAAAAACCTGCGGGGTAGATTTACAAGAGATCTCCACCAAGCTTGCTGGTCTGACCAGCCATTTTGCCACAGATACAGAATTACAGCGTCTCGCCGAGCAGGTGGATTACGATGAGGACACCCGCCTGACCATGCTCTGGACAGTCAAAGAGGCTCTGAAAAAGGCCCTGCTCCATGACCAATCAGCAATCTTTTCCGAGACAGAGCTTCAGGAGGCGGCCCGGCTGAACGACGAGGCCTGGCGCTTTCTCTGCACGGTTCAGGGACAACGGCAATCCGTGCTGGTCTATCCCCTGCCCCCCTATGTCCTGTCCATCACTGAGGAGAAAAAATATGCCTGAACTCCCGGAAGTCGAAGTCACCTGTCGGGGCCTGCGTCCCCATCTCCTTGAACGGCGCATCCTTGCGGTTCGCAGCTCAGGAAAGCCATTACGCCAGCCTCTGCCTGAGGATCTGATCCGGCAATGCCTCTGCGATAATAGCATCTGTGCTGTTGAACGGCGGGCAAAATACATCCTGATTCGCTTTGCAGATGGAGCGGTGCTGGTGATTCACCTGGGCATGACCGGCAAGCTGGGTATTTTCCCCAAAGGCAAGGAAGGAGCCAAGCATGACCACCTGACCTTATCCCTGGATAACGGAAGCGAGCTGCGTTTCAACGATGCTCGCCGCTTCGGCAGCGTGGTGGTTTGGCCTGCGGATGAGGCGAAGGAGCTGGAGCAGGCTTTTCTTGCCCGGCAAGGACTTGAGCCCTTGAGTACGGAATTCACCGGGGAGAACCTGTATGAGCTCGCCCGGCAATGCCGGTTACCGATCAAGAGCTTCCTCATGGACAGCCACCGCATCAGTGGGATCGGGAATATCTATGCCAATGAAACCCTGTTTGCTGCGGGCATCCATCCTCTCTGTCCGGCCAATAGCCTGAGTACCGAGCAATGGCAGGAGGTGGCGACCTGCGCGGTACGCATCCTCAGGCAGGCCATCAAGGCTGGAGGTTCAACTATCTCGGATTTTCTTGGGGCCAGCGGACAGCCAGGCTATTTTCAGTTACAGCTGGCAGTGTATGGGAAAAAGGGGGAGGACTGTCCGCGTTGCGGGGAGGAGATCCAGAAAGAGGTTATAGGGGGAAGGGCGACGTTTTTTTGTTCAGAATGTCAGGAGCAGGCATTGATTCACTGATTCTGTTTACTTCAAAACACTCTGATGTTCCGAAAAAACAAGCTTTCGGAACGAAACCAGTGCCTATTTGTGAACTCTTCTATTCGTTTCAATATCCTTTTCAATTTCTGCATTCTCTTTTTCAATAGCCCTGACTTTTTTTAACAAAATATTCCTTTGTTCTGCTTGATCTACCTCATCAAAGATGTTCTCCTTATCAGGTAATTCCGATCTTTTTCTATCCCTCTCCATTTTTTCTCTCATTCTCGTTGAATAGAAGCTATATGGTGAGAAAAACAACATAACCATTACAGGGGACAGCTCTAGCAATATGATAGTTATCTTGAGACCGTAAGAAAATTCCTTTGCAGCTGCCCCGTATTCAGGATCATTGTATAATTTTTTTAAACCAATATATCTATCAAGAGGGCCATAGTTATTTTTTTGATAAAACCCCCCATTTTCCAATGTTTGCTTGTAATGAGCCAGATAAATTTCATTTGATTTCATCAGCTTATTCAATTCATTTCTTTCCTTTTCCAATTCGGAAGAAATTTCCTCAACAGTCCTTGTGTCATACTGTTTTTTTTCAGTTTTACTCGCCAGCTCCTTTGATCTTTTTTCGAGTTCTGATAAATATTTTTTATTCTTTTCTATCAGAGCAGTAATCCTTTGCATTTCATTTCTTTTACTTTGCAAATATGGTATATTATTGCTATTTTGCGTCCTCAATGCAATTACTTCACGGTTGAATGCCTTCCATCTCGGTCCTTTTTTTGCCCCTCTGTCTTTGTCATTTGCTTCATGATCCATTTCAATTTCTTTTAATCGTATTTCCTCATTATTTGCATCAACTTTTGCTTGAATTATCGATATTTCCTCGGAAAGATCCATTATTTTTTTTTGGTTTTCAGAGATATTATCTCTGTAATGAATAATATCATTGTCCAGGTCATTCTTTTCCTTTAAAGAGAGTGCTATATTCTTTTTGCTGTTTAAGGCGTTTCGTTTGCTGTTCAGCACCTCTTCCAGTTGAGCGATATTTTTTTTCTTTTCACTTTCTTTCCTTTCGATATCGCGCTCTTTTTCTTCTGTTTTTGCTAGATACTCATTGTTAAACTGTTTGCTTTCTGTATTTAAAATTTTATCTATAGCTCTATGCTGGATTCTTATTTCAGCAATTGTTGCAATTCCGTAAGCAATAATAATAGAATAGCATATTCTTGGCATAATTCTTAACGGTATAAGAATGACATTTGTAAAAAAATTTACAAACTTATTCTTTACATATATTTTATATAATGACCACTCCGATCCAATAATAGCTTGGTCGATACTGAATAATATCAAAACGATTACCATCGATATAACTATAGAGTACCATAGCGGCAAAATTATTGAAGTTCCGTAGAGGAGCACACAAAATGAAAAAAGTGTACTTAATACTTGGCGTGTAAATGAAGCTGAAATTAAAAATAATTCGTATTTTCCAAATCTTTTTATCTCTTCAGTGTCAATTAATGCAATATAATAAAAAAAGTTCTTCATTGATATTGAATATAGAATGTATTGGTGCCCTTCAGGTATCCTCTCCAAATCTCAAGGTCGTTTTCGTTAACGAAGATTCAATTGGTTACGGCACGAAAAAAGACCATTGAGGATGTTTTACCCTGTATTTCTGGGAAGGATGTAATCGAAGAACTCTTCCAGGAGCTGGATACGTTGAATCTGTACTACGCCGGGCAGTTCAAGCTCACAAAAAAATCAAGAAACGGAACAAAGATCTCGCGAAACTTAAAGCTGTTATTGAGATATTGGTGCAGAAAAACAAAACGGGCAGGCTCGCATTCTGACCTTCTCAAAAGGTGAAACCTGCCCGCCAATACTGCGGATAAAAGAATCCTCACATCAGTTTACTTCCCCCTGCGGTTCCGCCTTCTTTTTCTTTTTTCTCTCACTGGTCCGGGTGCCTCCGGCCATTTCATACTCGTTGCTGTCCTTGCCGTACTTGACACCCACTGCTGCCAGCATCCGGGAAGACGTGGTGCGCAGTCCTTTTTCCCCTGCCTTGAAGTCATTTCCCGCTGCATCGGCCTTAGCCAACTGGGCATTATAATCGTCCAGCTGCTTCTGGTTGGCCGCGATCTCGTCTGCATAGGCTGCAAGGGTGAGGCCATTGCCCAGGTCCAGGTTCGGATCAATGCCCTGCATATTGGCAAGCCGGGTTTGAGCCTCGGTGAGGACCTTTGATGTTTTCCGTTTAAATGCCATGAGATGTTCCTCCTTGAGAATAGGTTTTCCCTTATAAAAAGGGAACTTGGGGACATGCGCAGGTAGCCTGCACATGTGTACATACTACTGACAAACAAGTGAATGGAACTTTACTACGTGTGAACAGAGGATACAGACGTTGAAATGCTGTGTTTCAACATATAAATGCTCTGTTCAGATGTATGAATACTACTGACAAACGTATAAACAGAGCGTACAAACATCGAAATGCTCCATTGCGACGTGTGAACGCTCTTGTTAAACGTGTAAACGAAGCGTTCAGACGTTGAAATGCTCTGTACAGATGTACGAATGCTGCGTTTACATGTTGCAACGCTCCGCGCAGACATCTGTTTGCTTCGGGGTGGTGTATGGGTACAGAGAAAGAACGGGCAAACGGACAGCACTTCCCGGTTCCGAGGCACTGCAAAAGTAAGCAACTTATTGGGAAGCAGCTCTGCCTTTTTCTCTCGCCGCCTTCTTAGCTTCACGCTCGCGTTTCGATTTATCCAACTCATCCAGCGCCTGCTGCACTTCCTTGGCCTTGCGATGCCCCATTTCCTGATACAGGCTCAGGCTCTTCTTCCACAACTCCTCCGCCTGATCAAGATTGCCGCGCATCTTGTACAAACTTCCCAGATTATCATATCGTTCGGCCATGAATTCCTT is drawn from Candidatus Electrothrix aestuarii and contains these coding sequences:
- a CDS encoding 4'-phosphopantetheinyl transferase superfamily protein: MDIRSFFTIQQYYSGIPVHYHQDEQQWLSLVDLQLVEQALLSDEARLLQHILSPAEYTYFQRFKYMKRKKEWLGGRIAAKAAFFASTQETAQDPRSISILPNKHGRPIAEGVPSSSGKDLLLSLSHSDTFAVALVRSGKTCGVDLQEISTKLAGLTSHFATDTELQRLAEQVDYDEDTRLTMLWTVKEALKKALLHDQSAIFSETELQEAARLNDEAWRFLCTVQGQRQSVLVYPLPPYVLSITEEKKYA
- the mutM gene encoding bifunctional DNA-formamidopyrimidine glycosylase/DNA-(apurinic or apyrimidinic site) lyase, which codes for MPELPEVEVTCRGLRPHLLERRILAVRSSGKPLRQPLPEDLIRQCLCDNSICAVERRAKYILIRFADGAVLVIHLGMTGKLGIFPKGKEGAKHDHLTLSLDNGSELRFNDARRFGSVVVWPADEAKELEQAFLARQGLEPLSTEFTGENLYELARQCRLPIKSFLMDSHRISGIGNIYANETLFAAGIHPLCPANSLSTEQWQEVATCAVRILRQAIKAGGSTISDFLGASGQPGYFQLQLAVYGKKGEDCPRCGEEIQKEVIGGRATFFCSECQEQALIH
- a CDS encoding DUF4407 domain-containing protein; protein product: MERIPEGHQYILYSISMKNFFYYIALIDTEEIKRFGKYELFLISASFTRQVLSTLFSFCVLLYGTSIILPLWYSIVISMVIVLILFSIDQAIIGSEWSLYKIYVKNKFVNFFTNVILIPLRIMPRICYSIIIAYGIATIAEIRIQHRAIDKILNTESKQFNNEYLAKTEEKERDIERKESEKKKNIAQLEEVLNSKRNALNSKKNIALSLKEKNDLDNDIIHYRDNISENQKKIMDLSEEISIIQAKVDANNEEIRLKEIEMDHEANDKDRGAKKGPRWKAFNREVIALRTQNSNNIPYLQSKRNEMQRITALIEKNKKYLSELEKRSKELASKTEKKQYDTRTVEEISSELEKERNELNKLMKSNEIYLAHYKQTLENGGFYQKNNYGPLDRYIGLKKLYNDPEYGAAAKEFSYGLKITIILLELSPVMVMLFFSPYSFYSTRMREKMERDRKRSELPDKENIFDEVDQAEQRNILLKKVRAIEKENAEIEKDIETNRRVHK